The Pseudoxanthomonas sp. genome segment AGCCCGCTGCGTCCGACGCCTCCAGCACGTCCACGCCTGCGATGCAGGGGATGGACCATTCGCAGATGGGCCACGGTTCGCCCGCATCCGCTACGCCAGAAGCTGGCATGCAATCGATGGAGGGCATGGACCACAGTCAGATGGGACATGGGCCTGTCGCACCAACGCAGCCGCGCACCCCGATTCCTGCGGTGACCGAGGCTGATCGTCAGGCGGCCATCGCGCCCGCACACGCGCATCCGGTGCATGACAATTCGATCAAGAGCTACGTACTGCTCAATCGCCTGGAAGCCTGGGATGCCGATCCGGGCACCGGGCTGGGTTGGGAGGGTCAGGGTTGGATCGGTACGGACCTCAATCGCGTCTGGTTCCGCAGTGAAGGCGAACGCACAGATGGTCAGACCGAGTCGGCTGATCTGGAAGTGCTCTACGGCCGCAGTATCTCCACGTGGTGGGATGTGGTGGCCGGTGTGCGCCATGACTTCAAGCCGGGGGCTTCGCAGAACTTCGCCGCTATCGGCGTACAGGGCTTGGCACCGATGAAGTTCGAAGTATCCGCCACAGCCTATCTCGGCGAAGGCGGCCAGACTGCTGCCAATGTCGAGGCCGAGTACGAACTGCTGCTGACCAATCGGCTGATCCTGCAGCCGCTGGTGGAGGTCACGGCGTATGGCAAGAACGATCCATTGCGCGGAATAGGTTCGGGTCTGAGTACCGCTGAGGCGGGCCTGCGACTTCGTTATGAGTTCACCCGAAAGTTCGCTCCCTACATCGGCGTGGTGTACGAGCGTGCGTTTGGCAATACCGCAGACATGCGACGCGAGCATGGCGAGTCTTTTGAAGACACGCGCTTGGTCATCGGCCTTCGTACCTGGTTCTAAGGGGAACTGACAATGAAATCCAACAAAAGGATGTGGGTATGGCTCGGTGCCGGCGTGGGATTGGTTGCGGTCGCGGCAACTGCCGCGGTCTCTCTGGGCGTGTACAACGTGGCCGCTGATGATCCGCATAGTCGCCCGGTGTATGCGCTACTTGAAACGGCGCGTGAGCGTTCCATTGAGGTGCGCGCCGCCAAGCTTCAGGTACCCACGAACCTGGATGATCCTGAGCGTATCCGCCAGGGTGCGGGCAACTACAACGCTATGTGTGTGACCTGTCATCTTTCGCCAGATGCGGCGGCCACCGAGATGAGCAAGGGTCTGTACCCCGCGCCACCAAACCTAAGCAAGCACCCGGTGGGTCCAGCTGAGGCGTTCTGGGTGATCAAGCACGGCATCAAGGCCAGCGGCATGCCTGCGTGGGGCGGCAGCATGGACGATGAGTTCATCTGGAACATGTCGGCCTTCCTGCAGAAGCTGCCCAAGCTGGACAAGGCCGGCTACCAGGCGTTGGTAGCCAGCAGTGATGGCCATTCACACGGTGGCGGTGAGACCGGCGGGCACTCGCATGGCGAGGAAGCGGGTGCAGATCACCATGGCGGCGGTGATAGCGAAGAGATGGGTGATGGCCATGGCCATGGCCAGGGGCATGAAGCAGGTGGCATGGGCATGGACATGAGCAAGCCTAAGGAAGGCACCACGCATGTGCATGCCGACGGCAAGACGCACGTGCATGCGGCCGAGCCGGCAAAGCAACCTGCGCAGGCCAAGTCCGAGGGCGAGCACGATCAGCACGGCTCCATGCCAGCCAAACCAGCCGAGCCAGCTCCCAAGGCCGATGACGGCCACGATCACCAGCATTGATCCCTTCATGGAGCTGCCCCGGCTCCACGCCCGAGCGCCTCGGCGCTCGGGCATCTCTTAAGGAAGCATGATGAACACTTCACGCAGCTGTCTCTTTCTGCTGGCCACGGCCTTGTCGCTGACCGCATGCGCGCGCCCCGAATCGGCTGTCAATTCAGAGGCGGCATCGGACGCCCAATCTCCGACATCGGCGGCTGCGCAGCAGGTCACTCAACCGCAGCGTCCGTTGCCGTTGGTCAAAGTACATAAGAGTGCGACCTGCGGTTGCTGCCAACTGTGGGTGGAGCATCTGGAGAAAGCAGGTTTTACGGTTGAGGTGCACAACAGCGAAGACCTCAACCCCATCAAGGCGCGCTTGGGCGTGCCCTATGGACGCGGCTCGTGCCATACCGCCGAGATCGATGGCTACATCGTCGAAGGTCATGTGCCGGTGCAGGACATCCTGCGCCTGCTGCGTGAGCGCCCGGTAGGCCGCGGATTAGTGCTACCGGGGATGCCTGCCGGTTCTCCTGGCATGGAGATGCCCGACGGACGTGTTCAACCCTATACGGTGGAATTTGTACTGCCCGATGGCACCACGCAGCCTTACGTCCTGCACGGTCAACGCAGCTGACAGTTTGCTCGCGATCCCTTCTTCCAGCCCAGAGTGATCCATGTCCCCTCATTCCCACGATGAAGCCGGCAAGGCGATGCCGCAGGGTGCCAGCGATGGTCCAGACTCGGTTCGTGATCCGGTATGCGGTATGCAGGTCTCCGCGGCTAGAACGCCGTACCACGCTCTGCATGGCGGAACGAAGTATCACTTCTGCTCAGCCAAATGCCGAGAGCGGTTCATCACCAATCCCGACCGGTATACGGACGATGCTCCCCAGCAAGTCGAAGTGACCGCCCCAGCCGCGGTGGCCCCACCCAGCGATACCCACGCCACGGTCTATACCTGCCCGATGCACCCGCAGATTCGTCAGTCAGGTCCCGGCACCTGTCCGATCTGCGGCATGGCGCTGGAGCCGGAGATGCCCTCGCTGGAGGAGGACGAAAACCCGGAGCTGCGCGATTTCGCCCGACGCTTCTGGTGGACATTGCCTTTGACGTTGATCGTCCTGGTCCTGGCCATGCTGGGACATCGTCTGCCCGGCTTGTCCACGCAGGCGCGCACTTGGATTGAGCTCGTGCTGAGCGCCCCGGTGGTGCTCTGGGCGGGGTGGCCTTTCTTTGAGCGCTGCCTACAGTCCATCGGCAATCGCAGCCCCAACATGTGGACGCTGATCGGCATCGGCGTGGCCGCTGCGTTTGGCTACAGCGTGGTGGCCACCCTGGCGCCGGGCCTGTTTCCGGACTCTTTCCGCGAGCATGGACGGGTAGGGGTCTACTTCGAGGCGGCGGCGGTCATCGTCTCGCTCACGCTGCTCGGCCAGCTGCTGGAACTGCGGGCGCGCTCCAAAACCTCCGCGGCCATCAAGTCCCTGCTGGGGTTGGCGCCCAAGACGGCTCGCCGCGTCAAACCCGATGGGGGCGAAGAGGACGTTGCGTTGGATCACGTGCACGTGGGTGATCTACTTCGCGTACGACCGGGCGAGAAGGTGCCGGTCGATGGGGAAGTCATCGAAGGTCGCACCAGTGTCGATGAGTCGATGCTGACCGGTGAACCCATTCCGGTGGAGAAGACTGTCGGTGATCACGTCATAGGCGCCACGCTCAACGGGACGGGCGCCCTGGTCATCCGGGCGGACAAAGTCGGATCCGGGACAGTACTGGCGCAGATTGTGCAGTTGGTGGCCCAAGCCCAGCGCTCTCGCGCGCCGATGCAGCGTATGGCGGACAAGGTGGCGTACTGGTTCGTCCTGGCCGTGCTGGCCACGGCGGTGCTCACGTTCTTCGGATGGGGCCTGTTTGGACCCGAACCGTCCTGGACCTTTGCCGTCCTCAACGCCGTATCCGTTCTGATCATTGCGTGCCCGTGTGCCTTGGGTTTGGCTACCCCCATGTCGATCATGGTCGCCACCGGCCGCGCTGCACAGGTTGGGGTCCTGTTCCGCGATGCTCAGGCGATCGAACAGCTACGTTTGATCGACACGTTGATTGTGGACAAGACCGGTACCTTGACCGAGGGGCGTCCAGCCTTTCGCGACACGCTCTCCTACGCCGGTTTCGACGCAGATCAGATCCTTCGTTTGGCCGGCAGTCTGGAGCAGGGCAGCGAGCACCCCTTGGCCGAGGCCATCGTGGCTGAAGCCCAGCGACGTGGCTTGAACCTGGTGGCTGCCCAGGATTTTGATTCGCTCACCGGCCAAGGCGTCCGCGGGCGCGTGTCCGATCAGGATGTCGTGCTCGGCAACCAAAGCCTAATGGCGTCGGTTGGCGCCGATGTAGCCCCTTTGCAAAGCAGCGCCGAGCGTCTTCGTAAAGAAGGCGCTAGCGTGATGTTCCTGGCGGTCAATGGGCGGTTGGCCGGCGCAATTGCGGTGGCTGATCCCATCAAAGCCACGACCTTGCCTGCCTTGAACCTGCTGCGTGCTGATGGCCTGCACGTGGTGATGGCCTCCGGTGACGCACAGGCGACGGCCGAGGCCGTGGGGCGCACGCTGGGCATCAACGATGTGCGTGGCGGCGTCAAACCTCAGGACAAGGCCGAACTGGTTCAGCAACTCAAAGCCCAAGGGCGTCGTGTAGCCATGGCCGGTGATGGCATCAACGATGCGCCGGCCCTGGCGGCGGCCGATGTGGGCATCGCGATGGGGACGGGTACGGATGTGGCCATGTCCAGCGCCCAGCTCACCCTGGTCAAGGGTGATTTGAGGCGCATCGTGCAAGCCCGTGCCATCTCGTCTTCGACGGTGGCCAACATGAAGCAGAACCTGGGCTTTGCCTTCGTCTACAACGCCATCGGCGTGCCTATCGCCGCCGGCCTGTTGTACCCCAGCTTCGGCCTTTTGCTCAGTCCGATGATGGCGGCCCTGGCCATGAGCCTGAGCTCGGTGTCGGTGGTCACCAATGCCTTGCGTTTGTCCGGCTCCACCGTTGTCGCCACCTCCCACCCTGACCGCGCCGATGAGCCTGCGCGCGGCCATTCTTGTCACTGATGGCTCATATCCCACAAGGAGTACTGCAATGAAACGTTATGCCTCCCTCTCGATGATGGCCCTGTTCCTGATCTCTGGCGCGGCCTTCGCCGGCGGCCAGACCACCACGCCCACCACCGACCACGGTCAGCACAAGCCGATGGATCACAAGAAGCAGGAGCATGGTCAGCACAAGCCGGCCGCGGCCGATGCCGATTTCACCAAGCTCGATGCCAACAAGGACGGCTCGCTGTCCAAGGAAGAGCTGGCCAAGCACAAGCTGGCGCCCCACTTTGGCATGCTCGATAGCAACAAGGACGGCAAGCTGAGCCCGCAGGAATTCGCTGCCGGCAAGGGTATGTAACTGCTATCTCCCCGGGGGCTGGGTCCTTGGCCCCCGGGATTCGGCGATGTTCTGCTATTCCCACGGAGATCGACATGTCTTCTTCGCACGGTAAGCACGAAAGCACGCACACGCAGCATCTAGGGCAACACGCCTCGCAAGGAAGTCCCGGTCAGACGCATCAGGGGCACTACGGTCGCCTGCTGCTGATGATGGCCCTGTCGTTCTTGGCTATGTACGCCCTGATGTATGCCATGGTCGATCAGTGGGCCAACGTCTATCACAACGTCAACCAGCTCTACATGGCAGGGCTAATGGCTGCGCCGATGCTGTTGATCGAGCTTTGGCTCATGTCCAGCATGTACCCCGATCGTCGGCGTAACCTGATCCTGGCCAGCGTGACCGTGGCGTTCATGCTGTTCTGTTGGTGGGGAATCCGTACGCAGGCCGCGGTGACTGATCGGCAGTTCATCCGCTCTATGATTCCCCATCATGCCGGCGCCATCCTGATGTGCGAAGAAAACCGCCTGAAGGATCCCGAGCTGACCAGACTCTGCCTGGACATCATCACCTCGCAGAAGCAAGAGATCGCCCAGATGAAGCAACTTCTCGCCAATTGATCGCGGTGACGTCTGCTGTCTACTTGCGCCGCTCAAAGACTAGGTAAAACGGTGTCCCCGCCCAGGAGGGGTTAGCTAGGCTGCGCCAGAACAGCAGGAGCTGTGCCGTTGAATAGGCGGGCACGGCACCGTGCCGTAAGAACAGAAAACGCAGCAATCGCCTGTTTTGGGCTGAATCAACTTATTGCAGTTCACGCATTCATAGAAGAACTGACATGAGTCTGTGGACATGGTCTCTGTTGCCCGATGACCGCATACAGGGCAAGTCAAGGTGCTGGCCAGTTGCATGTCAGCCACTTTCCGATCCTGTCTTGATGGTCGCTGGAAAACCGGCGTCAGTGATCGCCTTTGCTATTCTCGCTGAATCCACGATTTTCGCATCAAAAATAACGGTCACTGTTCCAGCCCGTGTGTCTACCTGAGTGGACGTTACCCCAGGCACCTTGTCCAAGGCCTTCTCGATGGTAATGCTGCATGCCGGACACGTCATGTTCTCCACATGCAACATGACCCGTTGAGGTGTGATGGCCCAAGCCGCCGACATCCAGATCGTCATGATCAGACCAAGAAGCATTGCGCGCATAAAGTGCTCCTTACAAGAACCAGCTAATGTAATAGGGAAAGAGTAGCAACAGCACGATCCCGCTGGCGGCCATCCAGAGCCAACGACGGCGGCGCCTTAGTGATGGGGTATCCGTGCAGCCACCGTCATTGCTGCACCGCTGCGCGCCTGAGCGATACTGGGTCCAAAACGCCCAAGCCAAGCAAAGTATGGTGAGCGCGCTCAACCAAGGGCGCCAGACGTCAAAGGCCGTGAGGTTAGCGATCCATGCTCCGCTGATTCCCATTAAGACCAGCACCAGCGGCACCACGCAGCATATTGACGCGCCAACAGCGGCAACCGCCGCGCCCCAAAGAGGTGGCAAAAAGGACTTGGGAGGACGATGCTGACTCATGGCAGTATGTTATTCTCCGTACCATGGTACGGAGTCAAGCAGTGATCATGAGTGCCATGACCATCGGTCGGCTGGCAAAGGCCGCGGATGTACATATCGAGACGATTCGCTATTACCAGCGGCGGGGCTTGCTTCCTGAGCCCGAACGTCCACAACGCGGTGTACGGCGCTATGGTGAGGCTGATGTTAGCCGGCTTAGATTTATCCGACGAGCTCAGGCGGCCGGGTTCCGTCTTGATGAGATAGCTAGTTTGTTGCAGATCGAGGGCAGGGGCGCGTGTGAGCAAACCCGATTGCTGACGGAACAGAAGTTGAGCGAAGTCCGCCAGCGCATTGAAGATTTGCGTTTGTTGGAGACCGGGCTGAAACAATTGGTAGACGAATGCCAAGCCTCCGCGGGTGATGCTTGCCCCGCGCTAGATCGGTTGGCAAGGACAAGTCGGTAGCCTCAAGCCATAGAGTTCAGCTGCCCGCTCCTGTTGAGC includes the following:
- a CDS encoding mercuric transporter MerT family protein, with the translated sequence MSQHRPPKSFLPPLWGAAVAAVGASICCVVPLVLVLMGISGAWIANLTAFDVWRPWLSALTILCLAWAFWTQYRSGAQRCSNDGGCTDTPSLRRRRRWLWMAASGIVLLLLFPYYISWFL
- a CDS encoding heavy-metal-associated domain-containing protein, which produces MRAMLLGLIMTIWMSAAWAITPQRVMLHVENMTCPACSITIEKALDKVPGVTSTQVDTRAGTVTVIFDAKIVDSARIAKAITDAGFPATIKTGSESG
- a CDS encoding copper resistance protein B — protein: MNINRRNTTLTALTLAISLALANAASAQSMQHGSMPMEQGAQTQAQDHSAHQAPTSKPAPAPKPTTPAKTSEATIDHAAMGHAAPPAQAAEPAMQGMDHSQMGHSSPASTPAAPKAQTQPMQGMDHSQMAQPAASDASSTSTPAMQGMDHSQMGHGSPASATPEAGMQSMEGMDHSQMGHGPVAPTQPRTPIPAVTEADRQAAIAPAHAHPVHDNSIKSYVLLNRLEAWDADPGTGLGWEGQGWIGTDLNRVWFRSEGERTDGQTESADLEVLYGRSISTWWDVVAGVRHDFKPGASQNFAAIGVQGLAPMKFEVSATAYLGEGGQTAANVEAEYELLLTNRLILQPLVEVTAYGKNDPLRGIGSGLSTAEAGLRLRYEFTRKFAPYIGVVYERAFGNTADMRREHGESFEDTRLVIGLRTWF
- a CDS encoding GDCCVxC domain-containing (seleno)protein encodes the protein MQLASTLTCPVCGHRATETMSTDSCQFFYECVNCNKLIQPKTGDCCVFCSYGTVPCPPIQRHSSCCSGAA
- a CDS encoding cytochrome c, which codes for MKSNKRMWVWLGAGVGLVAVAATAAVSLGVYNVAADDPHSRPVYALLETARERSIEVRAAKLQVPTNLDDPERIRQGAGNYNAMCVTCHLSPDAAATEMSKGLYPAPPNLSKHPVGPAEAFWVIKHGIKASGMPAWGGSMDDEFIWNMSAFLQKLPKLDKAGYQALVASSDGHSHGGGETGGHSHGEEAGADHHGGGDSEEMGDGHGHGQGHEAGGMGMDMSKPKEGTTHVHADGKTHVHAAEPAKQPAQAKSEGEHDQHGSMPAKPAEPAPKADDGHDHQH
- a CDS encoding DUF305 domain-containing protein, encoding MSSSHGKHESTHTQHLGQHASQGSPGQTHQGHYGRLLLMMALSFLAMYALMYAMVDQWANVYHNVNQLYMAGLMAAPMLLIELWLMSSMYPDRRRNLILASVTVAFMLFCWWGIRTQAAVTDRQFIRSMIPHHAGAILMCEENRLKDPELTRLCLDIITSQKQEIAQMKQLLAN
- a CDS encoding MerR family transcriptional regulator, with product MSAMTIGRLAKAADVHIETIRYYQRRGLLPEPERPQRGVRRYGEADVSRLRFIRRAQAAGFRLDEIASLLQIEGRGACEQTRLLTEQKLSEVRQRIEDLRLLETGLKQLVDECQASAGDACPALDRLARTSR
- a CDS encoding DUF411 domain-containing protein, whose translation is MNTSRSCLFLLATALSLTACARPESAVNSEAASDAQSPTSAAAQQVTQPQRPLPLVKVHKSATCGCCQLWVEHLEKAGFTVEVHNSEDLNPIKARLGVPYGRGSCHTAEIDGYIVEGHVPVQDILRLLRERPVGRGLVLPGMPAGSPGMEMPDGRVQPYTVEFVLPDGTTQPYVLHGQRS
- a CDS encoding heavy metal translocating P-type ATPase produces the protein MPQGASDGPDSVRDPVCGMQVSAARTPYHALHGGTKYHFCSAKCRERFITNPDRYTDDAPQQVEVTAPAAVAPPSDTHATVYTCPMHPQIRQSGPGTCPICGMALEPEMPSLEEDENPELRDFARRFWWTLPLTLIVLVLAMLGHRLPGLSTQARTWIELVLSAPVVLWAGWPFFERCLQSIGNRSPNMWTLIGIGVAAAFGYSVVATLAPGLFPDSFREHGRVGVYFEAAAVIVSLTLLGQLLELRARSKTSAAIKSLLGLAPKTARRVKPDGGEEDVALDHVHVGDLLRVRPGEKVPVDGEVIEGRTSVDESMLTGEPIPVEKTVGDHVIGATLNGTGALVIRADKVGSGTVLAQIVQLVAQAQRSRAPMQRMADKVAYWFVLAVLATAVLTFFGWGLFGPEPSWTFAVLNAVSVLIIACPCALGLATPMSIMVATGRAAQVGVLFRDAQAIEQLRLIDTLIVDKTGTLTEGRPAFRDTLSYAGFDADQILRLAGSLEQGSEHPLAEAIVAEAQRRGLNLVAAQDFDSLTGQGVRGRVSDQDVVLGNQSLMASVGADVAPLQSSAERLRKEGASVMFLAVNGRLAGAIAVADPIKATTLPALNLLRADGLHVVMASGDAQATAEAVGRTLGINDVRGGVKPQDKAELVQQLKAQGRRVAMAGDGINDAPALAAADVGIAMGTGTDVAMSSAQLTLVKGDLRRIVQARAISSSTVANMKQNLGFAFVYNAIGVPIAAGLLYPSFGLLLSPMMAALAMSLSSVSVVTNALRLSGSTVVATSHPDRADEPARGHSCH